One segment of Paenibacillus sp. FSL R7-0337 DNA contains the following:
- a CDS encoding NAD-dependent malic enzyme, protein MSIATTMIIRLEIRKAEASFGDVASRLAAAGGDIVAIDVIRGGKDVTTRDLTVNVQDAANEEIISVLKNMPGIKVINVSDRTFLAHLGGKIEVTPKMPIKNREDLSLVYTPGVARVCTAIAEDPSKAYSLTMKRNTVAVVTDGTAVLGLGDIGPEAAMPVMEGKAMLFKQLADIDGFPLCLNTKDPEEIIQIVKAVAPGFGGINLEDISSPRCFEIERRLSAELDIPVFHDDQHGTAVVALAGLLNALQVVEKKIADSRIVVVGIGAAGVSICRLLLAAGAKHLYAVDKEGILNRNESYTNAEWSWLAEATNPENLSGGLDEAVRGADVFIGVSRGGILQVSHLQSMAQDSIVFAMANPTPEIEPDLAEPYVRVLATGRSDYPNQINNVLCFPGIFRGALDCRAKTVNLEMKLAAAQAIAAVVHPDERNEQYIIPSIFNEKVVEQVRLAVIRAAIATGIARRIPPDVS, encoded by the coding sequence ATGTCCATTGCAACAACGATGATTATCCGGCTAGAAATCCGTAAGGCCGAAGCTTCTTTTGGCGATGTGGCGTCCAGGCTGGCAGCAGCCGGCGGCGATATTGTAGCGATTGACGTGATCCGTGGCGGCAAGGATGTGACGACCCGTGACCTGACCGTGAATGTGCAGGATGCGGCGAATGAAGAGATTATCAGCGTGCTGAAGAATATGCCTGGAATCAAAGTTATCAATGTCTCCGACCGTACCTTCCTGGCCCATCTCGGCGGCAAAATCGAGGTTACCCCGAAGATGCCGATCAAGAACCGCGAGGATCTGTCGCTGGTGTATACCCCAGGCGTGGCCCGTGTCTGTACGGCGATTGCCGAAGATCCGTCCAAGGCGTATTCCCTGACGATGAAAAGAAATACGGTAGCTGTCGTCACCGACGGCACTGCTGTACTGGGGCTTGGCGATATCGGACCGGAGGCGGCGATGCCGGTTATGGAGGGCAAGGCCATGCTGTTCAAGCAGCTGGCGGATATTGACGGGTTCCCGCTATGTCTGAACACTAAGGACCCGGAAGAAATCATTCAGATTGTGAAAGCGGTTGCTCCCGGCTTCGGGGGCATCAATCTGGAGGACATCAGCTCTCCGCGCTGCTTCGAGATTGAACGGCGCTTGTCGGCGGAACTGGATATTCCGGTTTTCCATGATGACCAGCACGGAACAGCAGTAGTTGCTCTGGCCGGATTACTGAACGCGCTCCAGGTCGTGGAGAAGAAGATTGCAGACTCCAGAATCGTAGTCGTCGGCATCGGTGCGGCAGGCGTATCGATTTGCCGTCTGCTGCTGGCGGCAGGTGCCAAGCATCTCTATGCGGTAGACAAGGAGGGGATACTGAACCGGAACGAATCCTACACCAATGCTGAATGGAGCTGGCTGGCCGAAGCCACGAATCCTGAGAATCTGAGCGGAGGACTGGATGAGGCGGTGCGCGGAGCAGATGTCTTCATCGGTGTATCCAGAGGAGGGATTTTGCAGGTTAGCCATCTGCAGAGCATGGCCCAGGACAGCATCGTGTTCGCTATGGCTAATCCGACCCCGGAGATTGAACCGGATCTGGCGGAGCCTTACGTCCGGGTGCTGGCAACCGGCAGAAGCGATTACCCTAACCAGATTAACAACGTGCTGTGTTTTCCGGGGATTTTCCGCGGGGCGCTGGACTGCCGGGCGAAGACGGTGAATCTGGAGATGAAGCTGGCTGCGGCGCAGGCTATTGCCGCAGTGGTCCACCCGGATGAGCGGAATGAGCAATATATTATTCCGAGTATTTTCAATGAGAAGGTAGTGGAGCAGGTACGTCTGGCTGTCATCCGGGCAGCGATCGCTACCGGCATCGCCCGGCGCATCCCGCCGGATGTGAGCTGA
- a CDS encoding AAA family ATPase has product MYRRIHIMGASGAGTTTLGKALAARLPHVHLDSDDYFWEQKYTKQSVVAERLNKLQADMAQNEPWILSGAVCGWGDSLRDTFDLVVFLWIPEQVRLERLRAREYERYGDEGLPGGDKYEDVQEFMAWAALYDTAGPEVRSRTLHEEWMAGLSGDLLRLEGDLTVEERVEAVLQNLSRSS; this is encoded by the coding sequence ATGTACCGCAGAATTCATATTATGGGAGCTTCCGGGGCGGGAACAACTACTTTGGGCAAGGCGCTGGCGGCGAGGCTTCCGCATGTACATCTGGATAGTGACGATTATTTCTGGGAGCAGAAGTATACGAAGCAAAGTGTTGTGGCAGAGCGTCTGAACAAATTGCAGGCAGATATGGCGCAGAATGAGCCGTGGATTCTGTCCGGTGCGGTCTGCGGCTGGGGGGATTCGCTGCGGGATACCTTTGACCTGGTGGTTTTCCTATGGATTCCTGAGCAGGTTCGTCTGGAACGTCTGCGGGCGCGGGAGTATGAACGATACGGTGATGAGGGTCTGCCGGGCGGAGATAAATATGAGGATGTACAAGAGTTTATGGCTTGGGCGGCACTGTATGATACGGCAGGCCCGGAGGTCCGCAGCCGGACGCTGCATGAGGAATGGATGGCCGGGCTAAGCGGTGATCTGCTGCGGCTGGAAGGGGATCTTACGGTGGAGGAACGGGTGGAGGCAGTACTGCAAAACCTATCCCGTTCAAGCTAA
- a CDS encoding GNAT family N-acetyltransferase codes for MVTIEQIEIASLEALNTLYNELMGGRADPVKLENAFRTIREDERYVLLGAFVDGELLGSLMGIVCQDLVGDCRPFMVIENVVVSSRARRQGLGKKLMTAIEDIAHERDCYYIIFVSGEKRKEAHIFYETMGYREEKVEGYRKHLSSH; via the coding sequence ATGGTAACCATCGAACAAATCGAAATCGCATCACTGGAAGCATTAAACACACTCTACAATGAATTAATGGGCGGACGGGCGGACCCGGTGAAGCTGGAGAATGCCTTTCGGACAATCCGGGAGGATGAGCGGTATGTGCTGCTGGGTGCTTTTGTGGACGGGGAGTTGCTAGGCTCTTTGATGGGAATCGTCTGTCAGGACTTGGTGGGGGATTGCCGCCCGTTCATGGTCATTGAGAATGTGGTCGTATCTTCGCGCGCACGGCGGCAGGGGCTTGGCAAGAAGCTGATGACTGCGATCGAAGATATTGCGCATGAACGGGACTGCTACTATATCATTTTCGTGTCGGGAGAGAAGCGGAAGGAAGCGCATATTTTCTATGAGACGATGGGGTATAGAGAGGAGAAGGTCGAGGGGTACCGCAAGCATCTCAGCTCGCATTAG
- a CDS encoding alpha/beta hydrolase, translated as MIQGKLTSVGNHKLYHSIMGEDKGLPPVVLEHGCGSSALFWSLVAPEVAKVTQVIVYDRAGYGWSEPGPFPRTNEQCVTELYELLQQSGTKGPYLMVGHSYGGLNVRLFAGRYPGLVAGVVLVDSMHEDEVTARFPEEHVKGQLMAVRFYRAMNLLSRTGLLKVLSALRSFPGFSAAIKPFSKQTQALLWRLSFQKKTIAAMHSEFANVQPGYEQVRELKQTDIPLTVIKSEIVNDFYPGTSEDTKRTIREKLWEVANELKHTSTNSQLVEARGSGHNIHIEKPQVIIDAIVQMLRPHH; from the coding sequence ATGATTCAAGGGAAACTTACAAGTGTAGGAAATCATAAGTTGTATCACAGTATTATGGGTGAAGACAAAGGCTTGCCTCCAGTAGTGTTGGAGCATGGCTGTGGTTCTTCCGCGTTGTTCTGGTCGCTTGTTGCTCCTGAGGTTGCTAAGGTCACCCAAGTTATCGTATATGATCGTGCGGGCTATGGCTGGAGTGAGCCAGGACCGTTCCCGCGTACCAATGAGCAGTGCGTAACTGAGCTGTATGAGCTGTTGCAGCAATCTGGAACGAAAGGTCCTTATCTAATGGTCGGTCATTCCTATGGCGGATTAAATGTAAGGCTGTTTGCCGGGAGATATCCGGGGCTAGTGGCGGGAGTGGTGCTAGTAGATTCGATGCATGAGGATGAAGTTACAGCGCGGTTTCCGGAAGAGCATGTGAAGGGGCAGCTTATGGCGGTGAGGTTCTATCGGGCTATGAATTTGCTGTCCAGAACCGGGTTGTTAAAGGTCTTGTCCGCATTGAGAAGCTTCCCCGGTTTCTCTGCTGCCATTAAGCCTTTTTCGAAGCAGACGCAAGCGCTGTTATGGAGATTATCCTTTCAAAAAAAGACTATAGCGGCCATGCACAGCGAGTTCGCTAATGTTCAGCCCGGTTATGAGCAGGTGAGGGAACTGAAGCAAACCGATATTCCATTGACCGTTATCAAATCGGAAATAGTCAATGACTTCTATCCGGGGACTTCGGAAGATACGAAGCGGACCATAAGAGAGAAGCTGTGGGAAGTGGCAAATGAGCTGAAGCATACCTCAACTAACAGCCAGCTGGTTGAAGCACGGGGCAGCGGGCATAACATACATATTGAGAAACCGCAGGTTATTATCGATGCAATAGTGCAGATGCTGCGGCCCCATCATTAA
- a CDS encoding sensor histidine kinase, with protein MRRYWERFKFHSLFIKIFIVMLISIIAVAIASSWTTVRMSEKLFMNTFSITNSKVISQIKASFEAFHYSIVTATNNAQLSGTIRSFLSEEDSDSLRMLRTYYNMTTQMKKIQSTLDAYQVGIKIMGKNGRSYSTNTNNLLMSDRELQQHELTRNTLAEPKRLMYQFYEETVQDSPKKEAVIVGSKALMDRTTGDIYGTLYFTIHERDFRSFYGSFASTGNDVLILNKQGMIVSSNRSDLMGQQAGDLLQVASEIEEQQLAYQNIDFQGTDTILIADYLPSYDFYIVNLIDKQTALGQMVNGKMVVLFCSAIVAVALIVVFLIFRRLTRSLTLLTRQMSKITERNFHNYITVTGSFEFQELGHAYNYMLDELNEYVEKLVDTQKEQRNAEIAALQHQINPHFLYNTLASVNFLVQQGSQEKAVHTIHALISMLQNALSNVSESITVTQELENLKSYVFINHVRYGERIRVNFFVSPDCMDCHLPKLIIQPFIENAFFHAFTRKNGGYIHILISQDAGSLLCEVVDNGDGMDMGAADLPMSGLAGKRQLFTGIGIRNVHDRLVLMYGEEYGVTIKSAPGEGTAIRIRLPLMKK; from the coding sequence ATGCGCAGATACTGGGAGCGGTTCAAATTTCACAGCCTGTTCATCAAAATCTTCATCGTCATGCTGATCAGCATCATCGCTGTAGCCATCGCTTCCTCCTGGACGACCGTCCGCATGTCGGAGAAGTTGTTCATGAATACCTTTAGCATTACGAATTCCAAGGTGATCAGCCAGATTAAGGCAAGCTTTGAAGCTTTTCATTATTCGATCGTTACGGCTACCAATAATGCCCAGCTAAGCGGCACGATCCGCTCCTTCCTGTCTGAGGAGGACTCGGACTCTCTGCGGATGCTGCGGACCTATTACAATATGACCACGCAGATGAAGAAGATTCAGTCCACTCTCGATGCCTACCAGGTCGGGATCAAAATCATGGGCAAAAACGGCCGCAGCTACTCCACCAATACGAATAATCTGCTAATGAGTGACCGGGAGCTGCAGCAGCACGAGCTGACACGGAATACTTTGGCTGAGCCGAAACGGCTGATGTACCAGTTCTATGAGGAGACGGTGCAGGATTCGCCAAAGAAGGAAGCGGTGATCGTAGGCAGCAAAGCGCTGATGGACCGGACGACCGGCGATATTTACGGGACGCTGTATTTTACCATTCATGAACGGGATTTCCGCTCCTTCTACGGGAGCTTTGCCAGTACCGGGAACGATGTATTGATCCTCAATAAGCAGGGTATGATAGTGTCAAGCAACCGTAGTGATCTGATGGGTCAGCAGGCGGGGGATCTATTACAGGTGGCCAGCGAGATTGAGGAGCAGCAGCTTGCTTACCAGAACATTGATTTCCAGGGCACCGATACAATCCTGATTGCGGATTATCTGCCGTCTTATGATTTCTATATTGTGAACCTGATCGATAAGCAGACGGCCCTCGGCCAGATGGTCAACGGTAAAATGGTGGTGCTGTTCTGCTCAGCTATCGTGGCCGTGGCCCTGATCGTGGTGTTCTTGATCTTCAGAAGGCTGACCCGGTCGCTCACGCTGCTTACCCGGCAAATGTCCAAAATCACCGAGCGTAACTTCCACAATTACATTACGGTTACAGGGAGCTTTGAATTTCAGGAGCTGGGGCATGCCTATAACTATATGCTGGACGAGCTGAATGAATATGTCGAGAAGCTGGTGGATACGCAGAAGGAGCAGCGGAATGCCGAGATTGCGGCCTTGCAGCATCAGATTAACCCGCATTTTCTGTACAATACACTGGCTTCGGTCAACTTCCTGGTGCAGCAGGGCAGTCAAGAGAAGGCGGTGCATACAATTCATGCCCTGATCTCGATGCTGCAGAATGCGCTGAGCAATGTCAGCGAGAGCATCACAGTGACACAGGAGCTGGAGAATCTGAAATCCTATGTGTTCATCAACCATGTGCGGTACGGCGAACGGATCAGGGTGAATTTCTTCGTCTCCCCGGATTGTATGGACTGTCATCTGCCGAAGCTGATTATTCAGCCGTTTATTGAGAATGCCTTCTTCCATGCGTTTACGCGCAAAAACGGCGGATATATCCATATCCTTATCTCCCAGGATGCCGGATCTCTGCTCTGTGAGGTGGTAGATAACGGGGACGGAATGGATATGGGAGCGGCTGATCTGCCTATGTCCGGCCTGGCGGGGAAGCGCCAGCTGTTCACCGGAATCGGTATTAGGAATGTGCATGACCGGCTGGTGCTGATGTACGGCGAAGAGTATGGAGTCACCATTAAGAGTGCGCCGGGGGAGGGAACTGCCATCCGAATCCGCCTGCCGCTGATGAAGAAGTGA
- a CDS encoding carbohydrate ABC transporter permease produces the protein MAKSKRFFMYLFLSIAAIVSIFPFLWMVVSSTNQSVDVTRGRLLPGTHLMENLRKLLDTTDLQVSLMNSAKISITTTLLALLIASLAGYGFEVFRSRSKDIVFNILLLSMMIPFAALMIPLYRMFGQISNVFPWMGIDTMTSVILPTVTTAFLIFFFRQSTKMFPKELLEAGRMDGLSELGIFLRIYLPTMKTTYAAGAIITFMSSWNNYLWPLIVLQTPQTKTMPLLISTLGSGYAPDYGMIMIAIVIGTIPTALVFFVMQKQFVAGMIGSVK, from the coding sequence ATGGCTAAAAGTAAACGTTTCTTCATGTATCTGTTCCTGAGCATCGCGGCCATTGTCTCTATCTTTCCATTCCTGTGGATGGTTGTCAGCTCGACGAACCAGTCGGTGGATGTCACCCGCGGGCGGCTGCTGCCGGGTACCCATCTAATGGAGAATCTGCGCAAGCTGCTGGACACCACGGACCTGCAGGTATCCCTGATGAATTCAGCGAAAATCTCCATAACCACCACGCTGCTGGCGCTGCTGATTGCTTCGCTGGCCGGCTACGGCTTCGAGGTCTTCCGCAGCCGCTCGAAGGATATCGTATTCAACATTCTGCTGCTGTCGATGATGATTCCGTTCGCCGCGCTGATGATCCCGCTGTACCGGATGTTCGGCCAGATCTCGAACGTCTTCCCATGGATGGGCATTGATACGATGACCTCGGTCATTCTGCCTACCGTGACTACCGCATTCCTGATCTTCTTTTTCCGCCAGAGCACGAAAATGTTCCCGAAGGAGCTGCTGGAGGCCGGCCGGATGGATGGGCTTAGCGAGCTGGGCATCTTCCTGCGCATCTACCTGCCGACTATGAAGACGACTTACGCCGCTGGGGCGATCATTACGTTCATGTCGAGCTGGAATAACTATCTCTGGCCGCTGATCGTATTGCAGACGCCGCAGACCAAGACCATGCCGCTGCTCATCTCCACTCTCGGCTCGGGCTACGCCCCGGACTATGGAATGATTATGATCGCGATTGTAATCGGCACGATTCCTACTGCACTGGTATTCTTCGTGATGCAGAAGCAGTTTGTGGCTGGGATGATCGGGTCGGTGAAGTGA
- a CDS encoding sugar ABC transporter permease, whose protein sequence is MHQTNSKLRFRTKSVLTGWSFVLLAVILIFVFYFYPMLQALILSFQTGTGSNLTFTGFDNYSRLLSDKTFIVSVKNTFIYLLVQVPLMIILALFISVLLNDSKLRFKGFFRTAIFLPCVTSLVAYSVVFKYLFSGNGLVNTMLLKLHLVSAPIEWITDPFWAKITIIIAITWRWTGYNMIFYLSALQNIDHSIYEAAKIDGASSTRQFFGITVPLLKPIILFTSITSTIGTLQLFDEVMNITKGGPGNATQTISQYIYNLSFKYAADFGYAATVSYSIVIMIALLSVIQFKVAGEKNG, encoded by the coding sequence GTGCATCAAACAAATTCCAAACTAAGATTCCGCACCAAAAGCGTTTTGACCGGATGGTCCTTCGTCCTGCTTGCGGTCATTCTGATCTTCGTCTTCTATTTCTACCCGATGCTTCAGGCACTTATTCTGTCGTTCCAGACGGGAACGGGCAGCAATCTTACGTTTACCGGCTTCGATAACTATTCACGGCTTCTGTCTGACAAGACATTTATTGTATCGGTTAAGAACACCTTCATCTATCTGCTGGTTCAAGTGCCGCTGATGATCATCCTTGCGCTGTTTATCTCGGTGCTGCTGAATGACAGCAAGCTGAGATTTAAGGGGTTTTTCCGGACGGCGATCTTCCTGCCCTGTGTCACTTCACTGGTTGCGTATTCTGTAGTATTCAAGTATTTGTTCTCCGGCAATGGCCTGGTGAATACGATGCTGCTGAAGCTCCATCTGGTCAGTGCCCCGATTGAATGGATCACCGATCCGTTCTGGGCCAAAATCACCATTATCATAGCGATCACTTGGCGCTGGACGGGTTACAATATGATTTTTTACCTGTCGGCCCTGCAAAATATCGATCACTCCATCTACGAGGCCGCCAAAATTGACGGAGCATCGTCTACCCGCCAGTTCTTCGGAATTACGGTCCCGCTGCTGAAGCCGATCATCCTGTTCACCTCCATTACCTCAACCATCGGGACGCTGCAATTGTTCGACGAGGTCATGAATATTACGAAGGGCGGCCCGGGCAACGCGACCCAGACGATCTCCCAGTACATCTACAATTTGTCGTTCAAATATGCAGCAGACTTCGGCTATGCAGCCACCGTATCGTATTCGATCGTCATTATGATCGCGCTGCTGTCGGTCATCCAGTTCAAAGTGGCAGGTGAAAAAAATGGCTAA
- a CDS encoding histidine phosphatase family protein, with protein MKLGLIRHFKVDLKPQRTWLTGEEFNQWLQEYELAPIQAPEHELGGQRWTLCLCSDQARAVHTASYFEAQRFVYTELLREISVTALRLGRIRLSRLRLPVSFWLILGRLFWSVGHSSQPESQAAVLRRADRVIDSLLVDNEAAAQEGCVLIVSHGAFMKVLDRRLRRRGFEADRMLYPRNGQLFMYEMKE; from the coding sequence TTGAAGCTGGGATTGATTAGACATTTCAAAGTAGACCTGAAACCGCAGCGGACTTGGCTGACAGGGGAAGAATTCAACCAGTGGCTCCAAGAGTATGAATTAGCACCTATTCAGGCTCCTGAGCATGAGCTTGGCGGGCAGCGCTGGACCCTCTGTCTGTGTAGTGATCAGGCGAGGGCGGTACATACGGCAAGTTATTTTGAGGCTCAGAGATTTGTATATACAGAGCTGTTAAGGGAGATTAGCGTGACGGCACTGCGGCTCGGGAGAATTAGGCTTAGCAGACTACGTCTGCCTGTATCTTTTTGGCTTATACTTGGACGTTTGTTCTGGTCGGTAGGTCATTCTTCTCAACCTGAGAGCCAAGCCGCTGTTCTGCGGCGAGCGGATAGAGTAATTGATTCTCTGCTTGTTGATAATGAGGCGGCTGCGCAAGAAGGCTGTGTCCTAATTGTCAGTCATGGTGCGTTCATGAAGGTTCTAGACCGCAGGCTCCGGCGCAGGGGCTTCGAGGCTGACCGGATGCTTTATCCGCGTAATGGTCAATTATTTATGTATGAAATGAAGGAATAG
- a CDS encoding response regulator transcription factor, giving the protein MNPICKVLIVDDEILVRQGIKYVLDWEQEGFQIVGEAANGREALNSLQTLQPHIIITDIVMPVMDGEELTRLVKRDYPATEVIVLSSFSEFHYVRSTFQHGVADYILKPKLEAGALLQVLKKTRDRIPGLSAAGGQTEAEASPLDTLLGRMVSGYRLPPESEAYVKQQLPHNSFTLLGWETVQPAPGGEAINRSTLHATSSTNAHDSTIFSSITGELNQHVAGLKQCVIPCAEPSGTTFMLINLEETHWPQLLEAVHQLADTLAGQEMELRLSLSRRFSSLSELAAILQESNSRLQQCRFFRPEQTLLIQPERPDQETALPKFNLTSFTEQLKRQQLAEAFGDLHQHADALSRQNDGDVYQFKSFLGNMIFNITNQFSHLRELEEGKYSLFRAIDEAGTAEQAMQILDDYLSRIIELTSSAAPAPGSNANMTKLLQYIEEHYAEPLTLTELARHFHFNSSYLSSLFTTYNHEGFKEHLNTVRTGKAAELLRAGEAPIAEISSMVGYGDHSYFCKVFKKYNGLSPSSYRRQHYGQE; this is encoded by the coding sequence ATGAATCCAATATGCAAGGTGCTGATTGTGGACGATGAAATCCTGGTCCGGCAAGGGATTAAATATGTGCTGGATTGGGAACAGGAAGGATTTCAGATCGTGGGTGAAGCGGCCAACGGGCGGGAAGCGCTGAATTCGCTGCAGACCCTGCAGCCGCATATCATCATTACGGATATTGTCATGCCGGTGATGGATGGCGAGGAGTTAACCCGGCTGGTGAAGCGCGATTATCCGGCCACCGAGGTCATTGTGTTAAGCAGCTTCAGCGAGTTTCATTATGTGCGCTCGACGTTCCAGCATGGTGTGGCGGATTATATACTGAAGCCGAAGCTGGAAGCCGGGGCCTTATTGCAAGTGTTAAAAAAAACCAGGGACCGCATCCCGGGACTGAGTGCCGCCGGAGGACAAACGGAGGCAGAAGCATCGCCGCTGGATACTCTGCTTGGCCGGATGGTGTCAGGTTACCGGCTGCCGCCGGAGAGTGAAGCGTATGTGAAGCAGCAGCTTCCACATAACAGCTTCACGCTGCTAGGCTGGGAAACGGTGCAACCAGCACCGGGCGGCGAAGCCATTAACCGTAGCACCTTACACGCTACCAGCAGTACCAACGCCCATGACTCCACCATCTTCAGCTCTATCACCGGTGAACTCAACCAGCATGTTGCCGGACTGAAGCAGTGCGTTATTCCATGCGCAGAGCCTTCGGGCACTACGTTCATGCTGATCAATCTGGAGGAAACCCATTGGCCGCAGCTGCTGGAGGCTGTACACCAGTTGGCCGATACACTGGCCGGGCAAGAAATGGAGCTGCGTCTGTCGCTGAGCCGGAGATTCAGTTCGCTCAGCGAGCTGGCGGCCATCCTGCAGGAGAGCAATTCGAGATTACAGCAGTGCCGGTTCTTCCGGCCGGAGCAGACCCTGCTAATCCAGCCGGAACGTCCAGATCAGGAGACTGCGCTGCCCAAGTTCAATCTCACCTCCTTCACAGAGCAGCTGAAGCGGCAGCAGCTGGCGGAAGCTTTCGGTGACCTGCATCAGCATGCAGATGCACTCAGCCGCCAGAATGACGGGGATGTGTATCAGTTCAAGTCCTTCCTGGGCAATATGATCTTCAATATTACGAACCAGTTCAGCCACCTGCGGGAGCTGGAGGAGGGGAAATACAGCCTGTTCCGGGCCATAGATGAAGCGGGTACTGCCGAGCAGGCCATGCAGATACTGGATGATTACCTGAGCCGGATCATAGAGCTGACTTCATCTGCAGCACCAGCACCGGGCAGCAATGCCAATATGACGAAGCTGCTTCAGTACATAGAGGAGCACTATGCTGAGCCGTTAACCCTTACGGAGCTGGCCCGTCATTTTCATTTCAACTCTTCCTATCTGTCGAGCCTGTTCACGACCTACAATCACGAGGGCTTCAAGGAGCATCTCAATACGGTCCGCACGGGCAAGGCGGCAGAGCTGCTGCGGGCCGGAGAGGCCCCTATAGCAGAGATTAGCAGCATGGTCGGATATGGAGACCACAGCTATTTTTGCAAAGTGTTCAAGAAATACAACGGTTTGTCCCCGAGCAGCTACCGGCGTCAGCATTACGGGCAGGAGTAG
- a CDS encoding extracellular solute-binding protein, producing the protein MKKGFALVLICLLLLTACSSNSGSKNSGNTAADTGKTENTAATEPSQAKEITIWAWDPAFNIAALEVAKAEYAKTNPDVKINIVEYAQADIIQKLNTGLNSGTTKGLPNIVLIEDYRSQSFLQSYKDSFYDLSSSIKGTDFADYKSGPTSLDGKQYGVPFDSGVTGLYLRTDYLEQAGYKLADLQDIDWKQYIEIGKAVKEKTGKALITLDPNDLGLIRVMIQSAGEWYLKEDGKTPNIAGNAPLKEAFETYKELMESNVAKVHADWSQFVAALNSGDVASVPTGNWITPSITAEASQSGKWGIAPLPKLTVNKSVHASNLGGSSWYVMNVDGKETAADFMAKTFGSNVEMYQKLLTDIGVIGTFKAAAGGEAYSQANEFFSGQKIVSDFAAWTEQIPSVNYGINTYAIEDILIVEMQNYLNGKDIDSVLSDAQAQAESQIK; encoded by the coding sequence ATGAAAAAAGGCTTTGCGTTAGTCCTGATTTGCCTGCTACTGCTTACGGCCTGCAGTTCGAACTCCGGGTCCAAGAATTCCGGCAATACGGCTGCGGACACAGGAAAGACAGAGAATACAGCAGCTACAGAGCCTTCACAGGCGAAGGAAATTACAATTTGGGCTTGGGACCCTGCATTCAACATCGCCGCACTGGAAGTGGCCAAAGCAGAATATGCCAAGACAAACCCTGATGTAAAAATTAACATTGTGGAATATGCACAGGCAGATATCATCCAGAAGCTTAACACTGGGCTGAATTCCGGAACCACCAAGGGTCTGCCGAACATCGTGCTGATTGAGGATTACCGTTCCCAGAGCTTCCTGCAATCGTACAAGGATTCCTTCTACGATCTGAGCAGCTCAATCAAGGGCACCGACTTTGCGGATTACAAAAGCGGACCGACCAGCCTGGACGGCAAGCAGTATGGAGTTCCTTTTGACTCCGGCGTTACCGGCCTCTATCTCAGAACCGACTATCTGGAGCAGGCAGGCTACAAGCTGGCCGATCTGCAGGATATCGACTGGAAGCAATATATTGAAATCGGCAAAGCTGTGAAAGAGAAAACCGGCAAGGCGTTGATTACGCTGGACCCGAACGACCTCGGACTGATCCGGGTGATGATTCAATCCGCAGGCGAGTGGTACCTGAAGGAAGACGGCAAGACGCCGAATATCGCGGGGAATGCACCGCTTAAGGAAGCTTTTGAAACCTATAAAGAGTTGATGGAATCGAACGTAGCCAAGGTGCATGCAGACTGGAGCCAGTTCGTAGCCGCCCTGAACAGTGGCGATGTAGCATCCGTGCCGACAGGCAACTGGATCACCCCATCGATTACGGCTGAAGCGTCACAATCCGGCAAGTGGGGCATCGCACCGCTTCCGAAGCTTACTGTGAACAAATCTGTTCATGCCTCGAACCTGGGCGGAAGCTCCTGGTATGTCATGAACGTGGATGGTAAGGAGACGGCAGCAGACTTCATGGCGAAGACCTTCGGCTCGAATGTTGAAATGTACCAGAAGCTGCTCACGGACATCGGTGTCATTGGCACCTTCAAAGCGGCTGCGGGCGGAGAGGCTTACAGCCAGGCCAATGAATTCTTCAGCGGCCAGAAGATTGTATCGGATTTCGCCGCCTGGACGGAGCAGATCCCAAGCGTCAATTACGGAATCAACACGTATGCGATTGAAGACATTCTGATTGTAGAGATGCAGAATTATCTGAACGGCAAGGATATTGACAGCGTGCTGAGCGATGCCCAGGCCCAGGCCGAGTCACAGATTAAATAG